A window of Calditerrivibrio sp. genomic DNA:
AGTCCTCAATAAAAGGTAAGTCATTTGCTAAAAAGCTTTCCAGAGATTTAGCAGAAATTGGCTTTAACATAGTTAGTGGCTTTGCTTCTGGTATAGATATAAGCGCCCATTTAGGTGCTATGGAAAAGGGTTTTACCACAGCCGTGTTTGGCAATGGTTTATTAAAAATCTACCCATCCTATCACAAGAAATACATACCAGAATTTTATAAAAAAGGTTGTATAGTATCCGAATTCCCATTAGAGGAGTTGCCTGGTCCCCATAATTTCCCTAAAAGAAATAGAATAATCAGTGGTTTATCACTGGGTGTCGTTGTGGTAGAGGCTGCAGAGAAAAGCGGATCATTTATCACAGCCAAGCTTGCCATTGAATATCAAAGGGATCTTTTTGCAGTACCAGCATGGCCAGAAGATCAAAACAGAGGAACAAACAAGCTGATAAAGGAAGGTGCCAAGCTTGTGGAAAACTATTTCGACATAGTAGAAGAGTATTCAAATTTATTTACCATATCAAAAGATATTGACAAAAACAATTATAATACTATTATAAACACGAATGAAAAATTTACAGATATTATTAACATACTCAAACAAAAACCAGCAACAATTGATGAGATCTGCATGCTATCGGGTAAAACTGCTTCAGAGGTACTACAGATACTTACAGAAATGGAGTTAAACGATCTCATCATTATTACAGGCGACGGAAGATATACATTAAATTAGGAGGAAAGTATGGACAAGATATTTATAGCACTAAATATAATTATTGATTACATAGATAGTTCAAAAAAGATTGATGAGGTGGAGCTTACAGATAAGCTTGTCAGTTTTGGTTTTGGAGATCACGAGATAAGACAAGCGATGTCTATCTTTGATATCAAAAGTTATGATGGGGTCCCTTACTATAGGTCTTTTACCAAAAAAGAGTTATCAAAACTCTCTCCAGAAACAATGCTCTTCATTCAAAAATTATATCTTTATGGAGTACTTGAACCAGAAATAATTGAAGAAAGCATAGATAGAGCATCTGATACTAACACCCAAAAAATCTCCCTTGAAACATACAAAAACATACTTCTCTTCACCCTGATGGATTCCAGAAACCTTTATGTGGAACATATAGAAAACGATGAGGATTTCTCTTAAAACGAGAAAACTATGTCAAAAAATTTAGTCATTGTCGAATCCCCCTCAAAAGCAAAAACTATAGAGAAATATTTAGGCAAGGATTTTAAAGTAGCTGCCTCGATGGGGCACATTAAAGACCTTCCTGAAAAAGAGATCGGCATAGACATAGAAAACAATTTTAAACCCCAATACAAGCTTCTCAAAGGCAAAAAAAAGATAGTGGATGAAATAAAGAAATTAGCCCAAGAATCAAAAGCCGTGTTTCTGGCCCCAGACCCCGACCGTGAGGGTGAAGCCATCGCATGGCATATAGCAGAAGAGATAAAGAATAAAAATAGCAACATATATAGGGTCTCATTCAATGAAATAACAGAAAAGGGTATTAAAGAGGGGATAAAAAATCCCACACAGATAAACATACAACGGGTCAATGCCCAGCAATCAAGGAGAATACTGGATAGGCTCGTTGGTTATCAGGTGAGCCCTCTTCTCTGGAAGCCTATAAAATATGGACTTTCTGCTGGTAGGGTGCAAACTGTAGCCTTAAGACTCATCGTTGAAAGGGAAGAGGAGATTGAAAAGTTTGTCCCCAAAGAGTATTGGGTCATAAATGGCTTCTTTAAAATATCAGATTATGAGATCAAAAGTAAGTTAGAAAAGATCGATGGGAAAAAAATAGATCTATCAAACGAACAGGAAGTCTTAAATATCCTAAAACACCTCGAAGGTAAAGAGGGGACAGTAGCAAAAGTTGAAAAAAAAGAAACCAAACAGGCTCCTTACCCACCCTTTATAACATCTACTCTACAACAAGAGGCTATAAGAAAGTTAGGTTTTACCGCAAAAAAGACCATGATGATAGCTCAACAGTTATACGAAGGTGTCGAGATAGGTTCACAGGGTCCCACAGGTCTAATCACCTATATGAGGACTGACTCTACCCGCATATCTGAGGTAGCAAGAAAAGATGCTATAGAATATATACAAAAAAATTTCGGCAAAGAGTACACTGCAACCTCTTCCAGATCACAGAAAAGTAAGAATTCTAATATCCAAGATGCCCACGAAGCAATAAGACCCACAAACATCTTCCTCACCCCTGACGAGGTAAAACCATATCTCAATAATGATCAGTATAAACTTTACAAACTCATCTGGGAAAGGTTTATTGCTTCCCAAATGTCCGATGCAATCTATGAAAAAACCATGATAGATATCGATGTGGATAAATACACCTTCAGAGCTAATGGGAAGGTACTAATTTTTCCTGGCTTTATGAAATTATACAACGAATCCTCCGAAGAGAATGATGAAGAAGATCTCCAAACATTACCCCCAGTAAACAATTCAGATTTAGCCAAACCCCTTAGATACGAACCAAAACAGCACTTTACCACACCCCCTCCAAGATATTCAGAGGCAAGTTTGGTGAAAACATTAGAACAAAAAGGTATCGGACGACCAAGTACCTATGCAACCATCATCTCCACCATTGTGGAGAGAGGCTATGTGGAACTCAAAGAAAAACGTTTTTACCCCACGGAACTCGGTAGGTTTGTAGCAAAACTCCTCATAGAGAACTTTGAGCATATTTTTGAAGTGGGTTTTACCGCTGAGATGGAAAAAAAATTGGACGAAATAGAGGAGGGGAAACTTGACTGGCTCGATCTTTTAAATGAGTTTTATCAGTCATTTAAACAAGAATTAAAAAAGGCTGATGAGAATTTCATTGCAAATCTTAGTACGGAAATAAATTGCCCAAAATGCAAAAAACATAATTTGAATATAAAATTTGGTAAAAATGGTTTCTTTTTAGCTTGTGCTGGCTATCCTGAATGCGACTTTACATCCAACTTTACTAGAGATGAAAACGGACGTATAATCTTAAAAGAGAGTATTGGGCAGCTCGAGGAAACAGACATCGTCTGTGAGAAATGTGGATCCAAAATGGTAGTAAAACGATCCAAATTTGGAGAAATTCTAACCTGTCCAAAATATCCAGAGTGTAAAAATCTCAAAAATTTTCTAAGGGATAAAAATGGTAAAATAATTGTCATAGAACAAGGAACACCTTTGGAAGAAAAATGCCCAGAATGCCACGGGGATCTTCAACTTAAAAAAGGTAAAAATGGTCTTTTCATAGGGTGCAAGAACTATCCAGAATGCTCTTTCACAGCAAATTTTACATTAGACGGTAATGGCAAAATAGTGATCAAAGCAAAACCCATAGTAGAAGAATTTGATTGCAATAAATGTGGTTCTAAAATGGTTCTCAGGAAATCAAAAAGAGGTATGTTTTTCGCTTGTTCTGCCTATCCAACATGTAAAAACACAGTATCAGCTATAAAAAAAGAAGATGGTACCATTACCCCAAAAAGTTGATTATGTAACAATCATAGGTGGTGGTCTTGCTGGATCAGAAGCAGCATACCAGTTGGCATCAAGGGGAATAAAAGTTCGTCTTTATGAAATGCGCCCCCTTAAGCAAACAGAAGCCCACCAAACAGGATTATTAGCTGAACTGCTCTGTTCAAACTCATTAAAATCTATGGACTTGGAAAACGCCAGTGGACTACTCAAAAAAGAGTTGGAGCTCATGGGAAGCCTATTGATAAAAATAGCTTTAGAAACAAAGGTCCCCTCAGGTAATGCACTTGCTGTTGATAGAGAGCTTTTTGCCCGCAAAATCACAGATATTTTATCAAGTCATCCAAATATCGAAATTATCAGACAGGAAGTCCTTCATTTACCAGAAGAGAGACCACTTGTAATTGCCACAGGTCCCCTCACGTCAGACAGTTTTTCTAAAGCTCTACAGGATCTTACAGGGGATCAACTCTATTTCTTTGACGCCATATCACCCATTGTGGATGCCGACACAATAGATTATAGTAAAACATTTTTTAAAAGTCGCTATGGTAAAGGTGAAGACGACTATCTGAACTGCCCTATGACCAAAGAACAGTATCAGACATTTTTCGATGCTCTGATAAATGCTGAAAAGGTAGAGTTCAAAGAATTTGAAAGGATAAAATTTTATGAAAACTGTATCCCTATAGAAGAATTAGCAAGGAGAGGATCTAAAACACTGCTGTTTGGGCCCATGAGACCTGTAGGCCTTGAGCACCCTGTGACTAAAGAGAAGTATTACGCTGTGGTACAACTAAGAAAAGAAAATTTAACTGGTACAGCTTACAACATTGTGGGATTTCAGACAAAGATGAAATTCCCCGAACAAAAAAGGGTCTTTCGCCTCATACCAGGCCTTGAGAATGCTGAGTTTCTTAGATATGGCTCTATACACAAAAACACCTATATAAACTCACCCAAGTTATTGACAAATAACTATAGACTAAAAGATGAGAATATCTATTTTGCTGGACAGATTTCTGGAGTAGAAGGTTACGTGGAATCCATCGCTAGCGGTCTTACAGTTGCTTTAGATATTTTTTGCAGACTAAAGGGGATGGATATGACATTCCCAGTGGATACAGCGCTGTTTTCCCTTCAAGAATATGTTAAGTCTTCCGATCCAAAAAACTTTTCTCCATCAAACTTCCATTTTGGTATGCTCTCAAATATAGCAATCAAAGATAAAAAGCTCAAAAAACAGTTCCAATCAGAACGAGCAATAAACAAAATCAGAGATTTGGCGAAAAAATTATGTATCTAAACGAAGCCATAGACAGCTTTTCAAATTTTCTAAAAATAGAAAAAAATGCAAGCAATCACACCATCAGATCCTATATGAATGATCTAATAGAACTACTTAATTTTTTAGAAAATGACAAAATAACAGTCATAGACATAGACTATTTTTCACTTAGGACTTATGTAACTCAACTGTACGAAAAAAAACTATCCAAAACCACCATAGAAAGGAAGATCTCAACGATAAAATCCTTTTTTAAGTTTCTCATCCAAAAGGGGATTTTAGAAGAAAACCCGGCAAGAATGTTAAAATTTCCTAAGAAAGAAAAAAAGCTCTTTAAAGTCTTCAATATAGATGACCTTTTTAATCTTTTAGAGATACCTGATAAGTCAACAATAATGGGGATGAGGGATGCCCTTTTGATGGAACTTATGTACGGAACAGGTGTAAGGGTTTCTGAACTTGTAGGGATAGAAATAGATGATATAGACTTTGTTGGGATGAGACTCAGGATAAGAGGTAAAGGGAAAAAAGAGAGGATGATACCACTGGCAGATTTTCATATCAGTTTTCTTAAAAAGTACCTTACTCTAAGAGATGAAATAGCCTCAAAAAGAGAAGTAAAAACGAATAAGATATTTATAAACAAATATGGTACAACATTGACAGATAGGAGTGTAAGAAGGATAGTAGAAAAATACCTCAAAATAGCTGGACTTCCCCTTGACTTTTCACCCCACTCCTTTCGCCACTCTTTTGCTACACACATGCTCGAAGGAGGTGCTGATCTGAGAACAATTCAAACACTTTTAGGTCACTCCTCCCTTTCCACAACACAAAAATATACCCATCTAAATCTTTCTGATATTCTAAAGATCTATGATCAAACCCATCCTTTTGCAAAGATGAAATAGCTTTTATCTATTCTGCTGCTTTAAAATTGTATATAGGTGTAAGCTTTTTAACTATATCCACGGTCTCACCGATATACCTTATAATTTCATCTGGTGACTTATAGGCCTGAGGGGCCTCATCCAATGTCCATTTATTCACAGTAGTAGTGTAAATACCCTTCATCACCTTTTTAAAATCCTCAAGGGAGATCACCTCACGGGCCTTATTTCTGGACATTATCCTACCAGCTCCATGAGGAGCAGAAAAATTCCAATGGGGGTTACCTTTACCCACACATATCAGAGAACCATCCTTCATATTCATAGGTATTAATAATCTCTCCCCAGCCTCAGCCGATACAGCACCTTTTCTTAGAATCTTTTTCTCCAGATCTATATAGTTATGTATTGTGTGGAAGCTATCATAGATATCAAACCCCAGTTGGTGAGCCAATACCTCAGCCATAGCTTCTCTGTTTATCTTTGCATACCTCTGCATAATCCTCATATCATGAAGATAATCCTCCATCTCTTCCCCTTCTAAATACTCCAAGCCATTGGGAACTTTGATCCCCTTCTTTTTACATATCTTCTTTGCAAGATTCTGATAATATTCAGCCACCTGTTTCCCCAGATGCCTACTACCTGAATGTATTATAAGATAGGAACCATCACTTTTAGATAATTCGATGAAATGATTACCTCCACCAAGCGTCCCAATGCTTAAATACCCCCGATTCAAATCCACATGTTTGGCACACCTTAATCTATCAATATCTATCTCCTCAGCTCTTAGATGTGCTTTTTTCCTAACAGCTTTTCCACTGGGGATGTTTTTATTTATAGCTTCATCCAACCTTTCCAGATCTTTAATGTCGGAAATCTCAAGCAAATACATACCACAGCCTATATCCACCCCCACAAGATTTGGCACAATTTTATCAGATATAGTCATAGTGGTCCCAATTACACAACCAGCACCAGCATGACAATCTGGCATTATCTTTATTTTAGCATTTTTTGCTATTACACTATTACAAAGATCTTTAACCTGTGATAAAGTGGTATCATCCACATTATCTGTTAGTATGTCGGCATGTCCAAAATCACCTTTTACTCTTAACATAATACACCAAATTTTATTGTTTTTTTCTTAATATATATTAAACTGAAATATCTGCAAATGAAAAGGAGGACTTCATGTTAAAGCATATTCTTTTTTTAATTACCATGTTTCTCATTACAACCCCCGTTTATTCAGCTTCTCCAAATATCAAAGAGGGGCTTTGGGAAGTCAGTTCAAAAATAGGTGTACCAGGCATGAATCTCCCAGAAACAAAATTTAACCAATGCCTAAAAAAAGAGAACTATGTTCCAACAGAACCAAGCACCAATAAAGAAAAACAAAACTGCAAAACCTACGATATCTCTGTAAAAGGGAACACTGTCTACTGGAAGTTCGAATGCAAAACTGATGGAATAACCACAAAAGGTAAAGGTGAAATAACCTACAAAGGGGATACATTTGAAGGGAAAACAACCATTAGCCAACCGGGTATGGAAATGACCCAGATCATGAAAGGGAAATGGATTGGCCCTTGCCCAAAATAAAACACGTATAACACATTGATAAAAATGCAAGACTTTCTTAACACAAAAAAATATGTTGACTTTTCATGGAAAATTATGTATCAAATCCATCCCCAAGCGGGTGTAGCTCAGCTGGTAGAGCGCGACCTTGCCAAGGTTGAGGTCACGGGTTCGAGTCCCGCCACCCGCTCTCTTTTATCTATCCCAAAACAAACCTTTTCGATATATTTGTAAAACTATTAGAAATATCTTCAAGCGCCTTTATTATATTTAAAACCTCGTCCGATACACTCTTGATGTTATCCGACTTCTCCACCAGGATTGCCACTTCATTAGTTATCTCAGATGAAGCTGTTCTCATCTGATCTAAAGATACAGCAACTTGAGATATATTTTCTTTTAGCATCGACATCTCCTGTACAATACTTCTTAATGAAACGATAGCATTATTTGAAAGTTCGACACCTGTATTAACCTTATTAACACTATTATTGATCTTAATCATGAAATTATCTATCTCTTTTTTGATATCTTTTATCATTTTATCAATTTCTGTTGTAGAGCTTCTCGTTTTCTCAGCTAATTTTCTCACCTCATCAGCAACTACTGCAAACCCCCTACCATTTTCACCCGCCCTTGCTGCCTCTATAGCTGCATTAAGAGCTAACAAATTGGTTTGTTCTGCTATATCCCTTATAACATTGGAGATATCCTCAATCTGTTTCGATTTATTTTCAAGATGTTGAACAGATTTAGAAAGATCTTCTATGACAGTTGCAATAAATTTTACTTCATCCATTGTCTTCTCAACTATTTTTTTACCATCTGCAGATATGTTTAAAGTGTTTTGGGAATAACTGTTTATATCTTTAGCATTTATGGCTATTGCCTGTATCGTCTGATTCATCTCATCCGCATTTGACGACAGTTGGTTTACTAAGTCGTTTTGTTCTGTTATAATCTCATTGCTTTGTTTTATAAGTGAAACAACATTATCGGAAGTAGTATTTAAAATCAGAGATGAAGACTTAAGATTGGAAATGATCTCGTGTAAGCTTTTTTTCATATTCATTAGCTCATAAACTATCAATAATATCTCGTTATTGACATTATACTTAGCTTCTTTTGTCAAATCACCTTTTGTCATAGACTGCATAAAATTTCGAACCTCATCAATACCCCTATAAATATTTTTTATCGTCGGAAAGATCATAAAAGCAATAATAAAAATAGATATTACCAGTAAAATGGAATTAACAAACATCGACCTCTTATAAACATTGTCAAAGGATATTATTCTAGCATCAGCAAAACTGTTCCCAAGACTAACAGTTTTTTCCACAGCACTTCTATGTTTTTGATAATATCCATGAAGTTCTTTAAAAATTTCGTTCATACCATTTATATCATTCTTTTTAAACAAAGGTAGAAACTTACTAAAATAATCATGCCAAAACTTATCCGCATATACCCTTTGCTCTCCTAACAAACTATTCTTCAAGCCCATATCAATGGTGCTTTTTTCCCAATATTGAACCCTTGAGTCGTAATCTTTCTTTAGTTCCTCCATCTTTTTAATATAGTTTTGTTCTGTTTGTCCGAAATCCTTCATAAGAGTTACTATTAAAAAAGGCTCCACAATATATAATGGCGGTGGCAGAATATCTGCAATTAAATCTTTCCCTTCGCTTAAGAGATCTTTTTGTTTTTTCAGTAAATAACTAGAATGATAAATACCACCTACAAGAAAGATAATGATCAAAGATACTATGATCATGTTAAAAAAAAGAGACCTACTTTTAAGCTTTTTACATAACATAAGCACCTCCCTTCACTTA
This region includes:
- a CDS encoding RtcB family protein, whose translation is MLRVKGDFGHADILTDNVDDTTLSQVKDLCNSVIAKNAKIKIMPDCHAGAGCVIGTTMTISDKIVPNLVGVDIGCGMYLLEISDIKDLERLDEAINKNIPSGKAVRKKAHLRAEEIDIDRLRCAKHVDLNRGYLSIGTLGGGNHFIELSKSDGSYLIIHSGSRHLGKQVAEYYQNLAKKICKKKGIKVPNGLEYLEGEEMEDYLHDMRIMQRYAKINREAMAEVLAHQLGFDIYDSFHTIHNYIDLEKKILRKGAVSAEAGERLLIPMNMKDGSLICVGKGNPHWNFSAPHGAGRIMSRNKAREVISLEDFKKVMKGIYTTTVNKWTLDEAPQAYKSPDEIIRYIGETVDIVKKLTPIYNFKAAE
- a CDS encoding DUF3617 domain-containing protein — its product is MLKHILFLITMFLITTPVYSASPNIKEGLWEVSSKIGVPGMNLPETKFNQCLKKENYVPTEPSTNKEKQNCKTYDISVKGNTVYWKFECKTDGITTKGKGEITYKGDTFEGKTTISQPGMEMTQIMKGKWIGPCPK
- the trmFO gene encoding methylenetetrahydrofolate--tRNA-(uracil(54)-C(5))-methyltransferase (FADH(2)-oxidizing) TrmFO gives rise to the protein MVPLPQKVDYVTIIGGGLAGSEAAYQLASRGIKVRLYEMRPLKQTEAHQTGLLAELLCSNSLKSMDLENASGLLKKELELMGSLLIKIALETKVPSGNALAVDRELFARKITDILSSHPNIEIIRQEVLHLPEERPLVIATGPLTSDSFSKALQDLTGDQLYFFDAISPIVDADTIDYSKTFFKSRYGKGEDDYLNCPMTKEQYQTFFDALINAEKVEFKEFERIKFYENCIPIEELARRGSKTLLFGPMRPVGLEHPVTKEKYYAVVQLRKENLTGTAYNIVGFQTKMKFPEQKRVFRLIPGLENAEFLRYGSIHKNTYINSPKLLTNNYRLKDENIYFAGQISGVEGYVESIASGLTVALDIFCRLKGMDMTFPVDTALFSLQEYVKSSDPKNFSPSNFHFGMLSNIAIKDKKLKKQFQSERAINKIRDLAKKLCI
- a CDS encoding DUF494 domain-containing protein, coding for MDKIFIALNIIIDYIDSSKKIDEVELTDKLVSFGFGDHEIRQAMSIFDIKSYDGVPYYRSFTKKELSKLSPETMLFIQKLYLYGVLEPEIIEESIDRASDTNTQKISLETYKNILLFTLMDSRNLYVEHIENDEDFS
- the dprA gene encoding DNA-processing protein DprA — its product is MSREDLIATYLSLSNIKGISNISINNIYRTLGSLKNIFKIDPKYLQEAGLSQPQIESIQKRSFDEKYVSRELELIKRYKIDILLLEDEHYPELLKNIPDPPALLYIYGDKSVLKKPSIAIVGSRESSIKGKSFAKKLSRDLAEIGFNIVSGFASGIDISAHLGAMEKGFTTAVFGNGLLKIYPSYHKKYIPEFYKKGCIVSEFPLEELPGPHNFPKRNRIISGLSLGVVVVEAAEKSGSFITAKLAIEYQRDLFAVPAWPEDQNRGTNKLIKEGAKLVENYFDIVEEYSNLFTISKDIDKNNYNTIINTNEKFTDIINILKQKPATIDEICMLSGKTASEVLQILTEMELNDLIIITGDGRYTLN
- a CDS encoding tyrosine recombinase XerC — encoded protein: MYLNEAIDSFSNFLKIEKNASNHTIRSYMNDLIELLNFLENDKITVIDIDYFSLRTYVTQLYEKKLSKTTIERKISTIKSFFKFLIQKGILEENPARMLKFPKKEKKLFKVFNIDDLFNLLEIPDKSTIMGMRDALLMELMYGTGVRVSELVGIEIDDIDFVGMRLRIRGKGKKERMIPLADFHISFLKKYLTLRDEIASKREVKTNKIFINKYGTTLTDRSVRRIVEKYLKIAGLPLDFSPHSFRHSFATHMLEGGADLRTIQTLLGHSSLSTTQKYTHLNLSDILKIYDQTHPFAKMK
- the topA gene encoding type I DNA topoisomerase, producing MSKNLVIVESPSKAKTIEKYLGKDFKVAASMGHIKDLPEKEIGIDIENNFKPQYKLLKGKKKIVDEIKKLAQESKAVFLAPDPDREGEAIAWHIAEEIKNKNSNIYRVSFNEITEKGIKEGIKNPTQINIQRVNAQQSRRILDRLVGYQVSPLLWKPIKYGLSAGRVQTVALRLIVEREEEIEKFVPKEYWVINGFFKISDYEIKSKLEKIDGKKIDLSNEQEVLNILKHLEGKEGTVAKVEKKETKQAPYPPFITSTLQQEAIRKLGFTAKKTMMIAQQLYEGVEIGSQGPTGLITYMRTDSTRISEVARKDAIEYIQKNFGKEYTATSSRSQKSKNSNIQDAHEAIRPTNIFLTPDEVKPYLNNDQYKLYKLIWERFIASQMSDAIYEKTMIDIDVDKYTFRANGKVLIFPGFMKLYNESSEENDEEDLQTLPPVNNSDLAKPLRYEPKQHFTTPPPRYSEASLVKTLEQKGIGRPSTYATIISTIVERGYVELKEKRFYPTELGRFVAKLLIENFEHIFEVGFTAEMEKKLDEIEEGKLDWLDLLNEFYQSFKQELKKADENFIANLSTEINCPKCKKHNLNIKFGKNGFFLACAGYPECDFTSNFTRDENGRIILKESIGQLEETDIVCEKCGSKMVVKRSKFGEILTCPKYPECKNLKNFLRDKNGKIIVIEQGTPLEEKCPECHGDLQLKKGKNGLFIGCKNYPECSFTANFTLDGNGKIVIKAKPIVEEFDCNKCGSKMVLRKSKRGMFFACSAYPTCKNTVSAIKKEDGTITPKS
- a CDS encoding methyl-accepting chemotaxis protein, whose product is MLCKKLKSRSLFFNMIIVSLIIIFLVGGIYHSSYLLKKQKDLLSEGKDLIADILPPPLYIVEPFLIVTLMKDFGQTEQNYIKKMEELKKDYDSRVQYWEKSTIDMGLKNSLLGEQRVYADKFWHDYFSKFLPLFKKNDINGMNEIFKELHGYYQKHRSAVEKTVSLGNSFADARIISFDNVYKRSMFVNSILLVISIFIIAFMIFPTIKNIYRGIDEVRNFMQSMTKGDLTKEAKYNVNNEILLIVYELMNMKKSLHEIISNLKSSSLILNTTSDNVVSLIKQSNEIITEQNDLVNQLSSNADEMNQTIQAIAINAKDINSYSQNTLNISADGKKIVEKTMDEVKFIATVIEDLSKSVQHLENKSKQIEDISNVIRDIAEQTNLLALNAAIEAARAGENGRGFAVVADEVRKLAEKTRSSTTEIDKMIKDIKKEIDNFMIKINNSVNKVNTGVELSNNAIVSLRSIVQEMSMLKENISQVAVSLDQMRTASSEITNEVAILVEKSDNIKSVSDEVLNIIKALEDISNSFTNISKRFVLG